TGTTTCGGCCCGGTGCGACCCAGCTATGTCCTGTCATTGCGATTCGAAGTCCATTCCCTTTCTCAAAGGAGAGGGGGCGCGCCGAGTTTTTCCCCATTTCTATGAATTTGGCGAACTCGGATTTGTCCGGTTTGTGAATCAGGGTCTTTTGAATCCGCGCGCCAGTCCGGTTGGGTTGCGTGCTGTTTGGCCCAATTGTTTCGGCCTGATATGCGCGCCATTCCGCTGCTGTAAGGATTCCGTCCTTATTTTTATCCGCCTTCGGGTGCTGCGCCAGAAGTCTTTTGAACCGCGGATCCGTCTCCGATGTTCTCTGTTGCGCCAAAGCCAGTCCCATAAAACTGCAAAGGCAAAATAAAAAGATGAATTTTGTTCTCATCGACTGTTCTTCCGTGTTAGGAGTGGGAAATACACATGACAATAGGGACAGCATCACTGATGTAGCAAGCTCACTGATTTTCTATGTTCTCCATAGCCTGACGGCGGCGGCGACGGGCAAGTTTGCGCAGATCCACAACTTCATCTGTCTCATCCACAATTTCACGTCCAATTATCTCTTCAAGCACGTCTTCCAGGGTCACCACACCAGCCAATCCACCGTATTCATCGATCACGACAAACAGATGTTGTCTGCGCTCAAGAAACATGCGCAACACCCGATCCAATGTTAGCGTTTCCACCACAAAGTGCGCGCTTCGCGAGAGACTTTGAATGGGAATATCTTCGCGACCTTCGGCAGCCGCCGACAAAATATCCCGACGGTACACGATCCCAACAACATCTTCAGCATCTTCATCTACTATGGGAATGCGACTATACGATGGAACACCAATTTGCAACACCTCATTTACTTTTTGCTGGGCTTGAAGCGAATAAATGACCGTGCGCGGTGTCATTATTTCCTGAACTGTTTTCTCTTTTAACAATAGAATATTCTGAATGGCACTGCCTTCTTCTGCATCAATGGTTCCCGCATGTCGCCCCATATTTACCAATGCTATGAGTTCCTCTGAAGATACGACATGTTCAACTTTACCATGAGATATTAGCCGCGTCACAAATTGGCACAGCCAGATAAGCGGTGCTTGTATCCAGATCAAGAACTGGATGGGATAGGCAATCAAGGATACGAGATGCCGGGCATAAACCACACCAATTGTCTTTGGAATAATCTCAGAAAATAAAAGTATCACCAGGGTAAATACCACTGAAAAATGCGGCAACCACGGCTCACCCAGAACTTCTGCCGCTGCCGCTCCAGCAAGGGCGGCACCACCCGTATGCGCAATTGTGTTTAGAGATAGAATACCCGCAATGGGCACATCCACGTTTTCTCGAAACTTTTTCAATAACCGGCCAGAAACACTACCCGTTTTCGCCAGTGATTCGATATGACCAATAGGAACTGAATACAATGCCGCTTCAAAAAGTGAACACATAAAAGAAAAGAAAACGGCAAAACTCGCAAAAAAAATCAATTCAAACATCTGATAACTCCTCTCTGTCTAAAATGATCCAGCATCTGCCTTTTATAGTCAGATTTTTCAGAATAATCTGTAAGGTTCGAGCTGCTCTCTTAACAATATAGCTTCCGACACTGGTCATTTCCAGCGTATTCTTTCTATGCCCGAGAACATCAGAAAGGAGAGGATTCGGTCATCTGGGCCAACAAGACGCGAAGTTGAATGACCCGAGCCAAATTCCCCTTGCATGGGAAAGAGAGAACCCATTTATTTTTCTTTCCGCAGGCTTGCAACAATTTTAGAAGGTTGCGCCATACTCAGAACTTTTTTCAGGAGGAACGAAATGACTTCCAATCAGGACTGGTGGCCAGATCAATTGGACCTGAAGGGTCTCCGCCAGAATTCTCCCTTGTCCGATCCGATGGACAAGGATTTCGACTACGCTGAGGCGGTTAAGACGCTTGACGTCGATGAACTGAAGAAGGACATCGAAGAGGTGATGACGACCTCGCAAGACTGGTGGCCAGCCGACTATGGCCACTATGGGCCTCTTTTTATTCGCATGACCTGGCACGCCGCAGGCACTTACCGCATCAGTGATGGCCGGGGTGGTGGAGGCTCTGGTCACCAGCGCTTTGCGCCTCTCAACAGCTGGCCCGACAATGGGAATCTGGACAAGGCACGCCGCTTGCTCTGGCCGATTAAGCAGAAGTACGGCCGGAATCTCTCCTGGGCAGACCTGATCATTTTCGCTGGCAACTGCGCTCTGGAGTCGATGGGGTTCAAGACCTTTGGGTTCGCCTTCGGACGCCCGGACGTCTGGGAGGCTGACGAGACGGACTGGGGCTCCGAGACGACGTGGCTCGACGATCAACGCCACGACGCCGATGGCGAGCTCGAGGGACCGCTTGGCGCCGACCATATGGGTCTGATTTACGTGAATCCTGAGGGGCCGAACGGCAACCCGGACCCGGTCGCTGCAGCACAATACATTCGCCAGACGTTCAAACGCATGGCGATGAATGACGAGGAGACGGTTGCGCTTATTGCTGGCGGACACACATTTGGCAAAGCACATGGTGCTGCTGCTGAGGATAATGTCGGTGCCGAACCGGAGGGGGCCAGCATAGAGGAACAGGGCCTCGGCTGGAAAAACAGCCACGGCTGTGGTAGAGGCGGCGATACGATCACCAGCGGGCTGGAAGGCGCCTGGACCAGTAATCCGGTGAAGTGGGACAACGAATTCTTCGAGAACCTGCACAACTACGAGTGGGAGTTGACGAAGAGTCCTGCTGGTAAATCGCAATATGCCCCCAAGAATGCTGCTGAAGTAGCCACCGTGCCGGATGCGCACGATCCGTCGAAGAAGCACGCCCCCATAATGCTCACTACAGACCTGTCATTGAGAATGGCCCCGGACTATGCGTCTATAGCAAAGCGCTTTCTCGAAAATCCGGCGGAATTTGAAGACGCCTTCGCCAGGGCGTGGTTCAAGTTGCTTCACCGCGACATGGGGCCCCGCAGCCGGTACATCGGGCCTCTGGTTCCCGAAGAGCCGCTGTTGTGGCAAGACCCTGTTCCCGACGTGGATCACGAGTTGATCGGGGAGCAGGATATCGCCGATCTCAAGGCGAAGGTTCTCGCCTCGGGGCTGTCTGTTTCCCAACTGGTCTCGACCGCATGGGCGTCGGCGGCATCTTACCGTGGCACCGACAAACGCGGTGGAGCGAACGGGGCGCGTATTCGCCTCGCGCCGCAGAAGGACTGGGAAGTAAACGATCCTGCGGCACTTGGTGAGGTGCTGCAGACGCTGGAGCAGATCCAGACGGAGTTCAACAGTTCGCAGAGCGGCGGGAAGAGGGTCTCCCTTGCTGACTTGATCGTTCTGGCCGGGTGTGCAGGCGTCGAGCAGGCTGCCCAAAACGCCGGTCACGATGTGCAGGTTCCCTTTGCACCGGGCCGTACGGATGCGACGGAAGAGTGGACCGACGCGGAGTCCTTCGACGTGCTCGAACCCACCGCGGACGGGTTCCGCAACTATCTCCAGGCAGGGCAGGAAGGTACAGCGGAGGAACTGTTGGTGGAGCGGGCATACATGCTAACGCTCACGGCTCCCGAGATGGCGGTGCTCGTTGGCGGCATGCGCGTCTTGAATGCGAATACCGGTGGTTCCCCACACGGCGTTTTCACCGACCGGCCGGGGACGTTGACCAATGACTTTTTCGTGAATCTGCTCGACCTGAACACCGAGTGGAACGCGACCTCTACATCGCAGGATGTGTTTGAGGGACGCGATTCTCGGACAGGTGCGCTCAAGTGGACCGGCACCAGGGTGGATCTCGCCCTTGGGTCAAACTCCGAGCTTCGAGCCATCGCGGAAGTCTATGGATGCGACGATGCGCAGGAAGTGTTCGTGCGCGACTTCGTAGATGCGTGGGACAAGGTGATGAATCTCGATCGCTTCGACCTGGCGTAATAGAAGGAGAGTGCCATATGTATTTCGTAGTCTTCGCAACTCACAAAGAAGAAATGGGACAGGAACGGCTCCAATTGCAGGATGCATTTGCGGCCTACCTTCACGATCTCACCCAACATCCCGATGTGACCGTTCATCATGGTGGGCAGACGCTCAGCGAGAGGGAACAGATCGTTACCGGCTTCGTCCTCGTGATCGAAGCTCCCTCGCTCGAGGTGGCGCAGGCATTTGTCGCTGGCAGTCCCTATGCTCAGGCGGGCACCTTCGCCGAGTCTCACATCCGTCCATGGAACTGGTTGACTGGACGCCCTGGCTGAGCGCGTTGCCGCACCGCCCAAATATCTCCGGGCGTGAGGATCACAAGGTGTGCGTAGGCTGGCCAAGGAGGTATCATGAGCAACCGTCACGAGCAACGCGCTCCTGACGTTCAATACGAACCCGATGAGAGTCCTCCGGCGCTTGTGTCTCTGGGCAGCGGCCTGCAGCTGGTCGTCCTTGGCATAACGAGCATCATCTTTATCCCCACAATCGTCGTCAAAGCCAGCGGCGGAACCGATGCGTATCTGTCCTGGACCGTGTTCGGCGCGGTCGCTGTCAGTGGCATCTGCACGGCTTTGCAAGCGGTCAGGCTGAGCCGGGTCGGAGCGGGATACCTGCTCTTTATGGGCCCCGCCGGAGCCTATATCGGAGTCTGCGTCAGCGCCCTCATCGAGGGCGGTCCAGCGCTGCTCGCTACCCTGGTCGTCGCATCGTCGCTCGTCCCGATCGTGATTTCGATGCGGCTCGCCCTGTTCAGGCGGCTTCTGACACCGACCATCGTCGGTACCGTGAACATGCTGATACCTGCGACCGTGCTGCCGGTCGTCTTCAGTCGCCTGGCCGACGCGCCGCCCGACACGGCGCTCACTGCGCCGCTCACTGCGGTAGCGACGGGTCTGGTCATCGGAGGCATCTCTCTGAAGGCGGGGGCAACGCTGCGTTTGTGGGCACCGCTCATCGGGGTGATTGCGGGTTCGGTTTTTGGCGGAGCGATGGGACTCTATGACCTCGACCTGGTTGCCCGGGCTCCGTGGATTGGTTTGCCACAGGGCAACTGGCCGGGTATCGGACTCGACCTCGGTCCTGCCTTTGTGGGACTTCTGCCTGCCTTCGCATTCGTGGCCCTCATCGGCGCCATCCAGACGATTACTGGTGCGGTCGCCATCCAGCGCGTGTCGTGGCGCCGCCCGCGGGCTGTGGACTATCGGGCGGTGGAGGGCGCGGTGACGGCGGACGGTATCGGCAAACTGCTATCGGGTATCACGGGGATCGTGCCGACTCAGACCATCGGAGTCAGCGTCCCGACGGTAGAGCTTACGGGGGTCGCGGCCCGCCGCGTGGGAATCGTTGCCGCCGCCGTGCTGATCGTGCTGGCGTTCCTGCCCAAGGTACTTGCCATGATACTGGCGATACCCAGCCCGGTCGTCGTCGCCTATCTGACCGTCGTGCTGGCGCTGACTTTTGTCCGTGGGATGACGGAGGTGGTACAGGACGGGATTGATCATCGCAAAGCGCTGATCACCGGTGTCGCCTTCTGGGTTGGCGTCGGCTGTCAGAACGATCTCTTATTCCCCGATATTCTCGCGGAGTTGGGGGGCGGTCTGCTGGGGAACGGCATAACGGCCGGGGGGATCATGGCGATTCTCATGACCTTGTTTCTGGAAGTGACGGCGCCCCGCCGCAGCCGGATCGAAGTGGAGCTCGATCTGTCCGTGTTGCCGGAGATCAGGGCGTTCCTCAATGCGTTCGCATCTCGCAACGGCTGGGGGGCGAAGATGGTCGATCGTCTCGACGCAGCCAGCGAGGAGACGTTGCTGACGCTGATCGGGCAGGACGAGGGCCGGGAGAAACGCGAGCAGCGGCGCCTTCTCGTGAAGGCACACAAGGAGAGCGGCGATGCTGTTCTCGAGTTCATTGCCGCGGTGGGCGAGGAGAACGTTCAGGACCGGATCGGATTGCTGGCGGACCGGCCCGATGACGTGCTGATGGAGCGGGAAGT
The window above is part of the Gemmatimonadota bacterium genome. Proteins encoded here:
- a CDS encoding HlyC/CorC family transporter, coding for MFELIFFASFAVFFSFMCSLFEAALYSVPIGHIESLAKTGSVSGRLLKKFRENVDVPIAGILSLNTIAHTGGAALAGAAAAEVLGEPWLPHFSVVFTLVILLFSEIIPKTIGVVYARHLVSLIAYPIQFLIWIQAPLIWLCQFVTRLISHGKVEHVVSSEELIALVNMGRHAGTIDAEEGSAIQNILLLKEKTVQEIMTPRTVIYSLQAQQKVNEVLQIGVPSYSRIPIVDEDAEDVVGIVYRRDILSAAAEGREDIPIQSLSRSAHFVVETLTLDRVLRMFLERRQHLFVVIDEYGGLAGVVTLEDVLEEIIGREIVDETDEVVDLRKLARRRRRQAMENIENQ
- the katG gene encoding catalase/peroxidase HPI — translated: MTSNQDWWPDQLDLKGLRQNSPLSDPMDKDFDYAEAVKTLDVDELKKDIEEVMTTSQDWWPADYGHYGPLFIRMTWHAAGTYRISDGRGGGGSGHQRFAPLNSWPDNGNLDKARRLLWPIKQKYGRNLSWADLIIFAGNCALESMGFKTFGFAFGRPDVWEADETDWGSETTWLDDQRHDADGELEGPLGADHMGLIYVNPEGPNGNPDPVAAAQYIRQTFKRMAMNDEETVALIAGGHTFGKAHGAAAEDNVGAEPEGASIEEQGLGWKNSHGCGRGGDTITSGLEGAWTSNPVKWDNEFFENLHNYEWELTKSPAGKSQYAPKNAAEVATVPDAHDPSKKHAPIMLTTDLSLRMAPDYASIAKRFLENPAEFEDAFARAWFKLLHRDMGPRSRYIGPLVPEEPLLWQDPVPDVDHELIGEQDIADLKAKVLASGLSVSQLVSTAWASAASYRGTDKRGGANGARIRLAPQKDWEVNDPAALGEVLQTLEQIQTEFNSSQSGGKRVSLADLIVLAGCAGVEQAAQNAGHDVQVPFAPGRTDATEEWTDAESFDVLEPTADGFRNYLQAGQEGTAEELLVERAYMLTLTAPEMAVLVGGMRVLNANTGGSPHGVFTDRPGTLTNDFFVNLLDLNTEWNATSTSQDVFEGRDSRTGALKWTGTRVDLALGSNSELRAIAEVYGCDDAQEVFVRDFVDAWDKVMNLDRFDLA
- a CDS encoding YciI family protein: MRRCAGSVRARLRRCVGQGDESRSLRPGVIEGECHMYFVVFATHKEEMGQERLQLQDAFAAYLHDLTQHPDVTVHHGGQTLSEREQIVTGFVLVIEAPSLEVAQAFVAGSPYAQAGTFAESHIRPWNWLTGRPG